The sequence below is a genomic window from Nostoc flagelliforme CCNUN1.
TGCCGTAATTCCTATGTAATGTTCAACGTTTAATTTTCGTGCGGCTTTAACTAAAGCGACTGTAAGAAAAGGATCGGCTGCGGCTGGATACTCCACAGGTGCAATATCATTTGCTGCACCTTGGCGACACAATGCTGCACTGCTAATAACAACGCTACCGACTCCTATATAAGGTTGAATGCTACCACAAGTTCCAATGCGAATAATTTGCCGGATTCCTACTTGAATTAACTCATTGACGACAATACTTAATGAAGGCGCACCCATACCACTAGTAGCTGATAAGATGGTGCGACCATTAGGCAAATATCCCACATAGCTATTGAGTCCGCGATTTTCTGACAACACGTGTACATCTTGTAAATAAGTTTGGGCAATTAGACGCGATCGCTCTGGATCGCCAGATAATAAGGCAATGCTGGGAGGCGATGAACCTAAATCGTCTAGTCCAAAGCCAATGTGATAAAAGCGTTGATTTGGCATAGAGTGAAAAATTAGCGATCGCCCTAACACAATACTACGCTTGGGCGACTTTTATTTTCTTAAAGCAAATTTCCTCCTTCCCATATCTGAAGTTGTCTTTCAGCCGCAACTATGCAATTAAGATGCTTGGGTGGGTACAGAAAATGATCGTAGGCTAATGCCATCTGTCTAGCAGCTTCAGTATATGGCACTCGTCCTATTCCTGTACCCAATCCAGGACAGGCAATGGTGTTAATTTTTTGCCCAGCGTGTTGATTATGCTGGCGAACTGCTAACAGCATCGCCCACATCGCGACATAAGGAATATCTGTCCCAGCAATAATCATGGGAACTCGCATAGTGGGTGTATGAGCCAAAAAAGGATGCTTGTAATGATCTGTTTCCACAATCATTGATGTTCCCACAGGCTGTTCACCCAAATAATCCTCAAGAATACGCTGCTGGACTCTTGCCATTAAGGAATGACCGAAAAAACGGATAATTGCCGCATCTATGCCACCATCCATCATTCCGAAAGAGTTAGCAGGGCTGACCATACAATCAAAATCAGGCAACCACTCGAAATAGTTATTCACTATTTCTACATTGGGTAAGTAATTAAAATGCTGTTGAAAGGCTGCACACAACAAAGAGTCGGGAGCTACCAATATCAATTTCAAGCTTTCATTTCCTCCGCTTGAATATCTATTTTAAACGTCAGTTAGGGCAAATATCAACGGTTTTTCTATATTTTCAGCCTTGTATTTTATGTGTAGCACAGATGTAATATAAAATATATCACCACTCACTTGGTGACTGTTTGTCGCTTGAACAAAAGGAAATTTTATGATTCCCCGAACACGCATCCGAAATATTGGTATCTCTGCCCACATCGACTCTGGTAAAACTACGTTGTCAGAGCGAATTCTCTTCTACACGGGCAGAATCCACGCTATTGAGGAAGTGCGGGGAGGCGGTAAGGGTGCAACAATGGACTTTATGCTAGAAGAAAAACTACATGGTATAACCATCACTTCTGCTGCTACCACCTGCCAGTGGCACGATACCCAAATCAACCTGATTGATACACCTGGACACGTAGATTTTACAATTGAAGTGGAACGCGCCCTGCGGGTATTGGATGGGGCAGTGATGGTGCTGTGTGCTGCGGCGGGTGTGCAGTCCCAGTCCATTACGGTGGATCGGCAAATGAAGCGCTACCGAGTGCCGCGTTTGGCGTTCATCAACAAAATGGATCGGACGGGAGCAGATCCATTTCGTGTAGTACAGGGAATACGCGATCGCTTGCAACTAAATGCAATATTGCTCCAGTACCCGATCGGCAGTGAAGACCAATTCCAGGGAGTGATTGACCTGGTAGAAATGACTGCTGACTACTTTGAAGGTGAAAATGGGGAAAACTGGCTGAAAAAGCCAATTCCCGAATCACTTAGGGATGAAGCACAACAGGCACGGGAAAAGTTGCTAGATACTTTGTCGCTGTTCTCAGAACCGATGACCGAGATGCTACTGGCGGGTGAGGAAATTCCTAAAGAATTAATTTGGGAAACCATCCGACAGGCAACCTTGAGCCTAGAATTCACGCCTGTACTGCTGGGTTCGGCATTCAAAAATAAAGGAGTGCAAAACTTATTGGATGCAGTTACGCTTTATCTACCATCTCCGATAGATAGAGAAGTGGTCAAAACCGCAGAGTCGGTTAGTGTCTATCCCGCTTGGTGAAAATGCACGCCAATAAGCGAGAAGAGTTAAAAGTTGCCGTTGCTGGGGATATTGTGGCTCTCTTGGGTGTGGATTGTGCTTCTGGTGATACATTCTGTTCTGGAGAACCACTGGTATCTCTAGAGAAGATGTTTGTGCCGCAACCAGTGATTACGCTAGCGATTACGCCCAAAAAGCAGGAAGATAGCGATCGCCTTTCCAAAGCACTCAATCGCTTTCAAAGGGAAGACCCTACCTTCCGGTTGAGTATCGACCCCGAATCAGGATCAACTCTGATTTCTGGGATGGGTGAACTCCACTTGGAAATCTACTTAGAACGCATCCAACGAGAATATAATGCCGAGGTCTATGTTGGTACTCCCGCCGTGGCGTACCGAGAAACCATTAGACAACAAGCAACCTTTGACTACCGATTCAAAAAACAGTCAGGCGGCCCCGGTCAGTACGCCCATATTACTGGGTGGATTGAACCCACAGATGAACCGTTTGTCTTTGAGAATCGGGTGGTTGGGGGTGCGATTCCTAAAGAATACATCCCTGCGTGTGAGAAAGGTTTCCGTGAGGCGATGCAATCAGGACAGCTGGAAGGCTATCCCGTAACTGGCGTGAAAGTCGTTTTGGATGGTGGTTCTTATCACCCAATTGACTCTTCAGAATTGGCTTTCCGGTCAGCGTCCCATCAGGCAATTGAGGGTGCGATGCCTACGGCGGGCTACGCCTACGCCAAAGCAAAACCCTACATCCTCGAACCCATCATGCTTGTAGAGGTGGAAACACCCAACGAGTTCATGGGAAGGGTTCAGGGTGACTTATCCTCCCGTCGAGGTTTGTTGTTGGGTTCTGAGACAATGCAAGGATACACGGTGATTCGAGCCGAAGTACCGCTAGCGCGAATGTTTGGGTATTCTACAGAATTGCGTAGACGCGAAGCGGCTTGTCGTCAGACATCGCTTACTTCTGGTATGGCTACTTTTTCAATGGAGTTTGCCTGTTATCGCCAGTCCTGAACCTATTAGACATCTCCGAAAAAGAATTGTTTTGACGTAGCAATGCTACGTTTCTACAAGGGTTCTGGGTAATGCATATTTAATTTTTGGAGATGTCTATTTGTGAAAATTCGCGGTGTCCAGATCCCCGATTGCATAAAAGTTGTCGGGGATTTAACTTTTCACGAATGATTTAGGATTGCTACAGTTGAAATTAGCGATCGCCTTTGCTTGGGTTTAAATCATCTCCACCATTTATCGAATCAATACTATCTAGTTCATTTGACGATATATTGGAAGCGATCGCACTATTTTTTAAACTACTAACAGCTAGTTTATTTGGCAACATATTTAAACTATGTACATCGGTTGCTAATTCATGAGTAACTGGTTGGTATTCAGGGTTATCTCGATTGCCACTTGCTATTTCTTCTGCTTTGCCTATAAAATCCTTGGCAAGCCTTTCACTAAAACCAACAACAAATGCGATTACAAAAATCAGAGACCTTTGTTGGTCTTGAGATGATTGTTGATT
It includes:
- a CDS encoding nucleoside phosphorylase; its protein translation is MPNQRFYHIGFGLDDLGSSPPSIALLSGDPERSRLIAQTYLQDVHVLSENRGLNSYVGYLPNGRTILSATSGMGAPSLSIVVNELIQVGIRQIIRIGTCGSIQPYIGVGSVVISSAALCRQGAANDIAPVEYPAAADPFLTVALVKAARKLNVEHYIGITASVDTFYEGQERTDSANPNLMRSLHGITEEYRQLNILNYEMECGTLFKMAGVYNFTAAAICGVVAGRTVSENIILEQKDIAIRNAIATAVHAAETLE
- a CDS encoding macro domain-containing protein — encoded protein: MKLILVAPDSLLCAAFQQHFNYLPNVEIVNNYFEWLPDFDCMVSPANSFGMMDGGIDAAIIRFFGHSLMARVQQRILEDYLGEQPVGTSMIVETDHYKHPFLAHTPTMRVPMIIAGTDIPYVAMWAMLLAVRQHNQHAGQKINTIACPGLGTGIGRVPYTEAARQMALAYDHFLYPPKHLNCIVAAERQLQIWEGGNLL